One stretch of Thermanaerosceptrum fracticalcis DNA includes these proteins:
- a CDS encoding TldD/PmbA family protein — MMDKKDIARILERAMGHGADFAELFWEHKVTTGISCEDNRIERINSGIDEGVGIRVIAGDKTSYAYTNDLSLQRLLEVAEVAGKAAQKTKSSFQALNFTTPVSKLEFTVEKLPDTVDIKSKAAKVMEANNAARAVDPRIRQVSVSYGDVIQKVTIANTNDIFVEDTRVRTRLSVNAVAAEGEVIQTGFQSVGGIMGFELLEENDPASLGEKAAQRAVLMLSAQPAPTGKMPVVMAGQAGGTMVHEACGHGLEADLVQKKLSVYAGKKGEQVASPLVTVIDDGTLPKKFGSLRYDDEGHPTEKTVLINKGILEEYMYDYQTAREEGRESTGNGRRESYKDRPIPRMRNTYIASGKEDPEQMIKELKYGLLVTAMGGGQVNTTNGDYVFDVAEGYLVKDGEILHPVRGATLTGNGPETLQLVERVGKDLGFTIGVCGKEGQGAPVSDAQPTMSIKELIIGGTGGPGNGQVKIRRV, encoded by the coding sequence ATGATGGATAAAAAAGATATAGCCCGGATTTTAGAGCGGGCCATGGGTCATGGGGCAGATTTTGCCGAGCTTTTTTGGGAACATAAAGTGACTACCGGTATCAGTTGTGAAGATAACCGTATCGAGAGGATTAATTCCGGGATAGATGAAGGTGTGGGCATCAGGGTGATAGCCGGGGATAAGACTTCCTATGCCTACACCAACGATTTGAGTCTGCAGCGGCTTTTAGAGGTGGCGGAAGTGGCCGGCAAAGCGGCCCAGAAAACAAAATCGAGTTTTCAGGCCTTGAATTTTACCACCCCGGTTTCTAAACTGGAATTTACCGTGGAAAAATTACCGGATACCGTGGACATAAAGAGCAAGGCGGCTAAGGTGATGGAAGCCAATAATGCTGCCCGTGCTGTGGATCCCCGGATTCGTCAGGTTTCTGTAAGTTATGGAGATGTGATCCAAAAGGTCACCATCGCCAATACGAATGATATCTTTGTCGAGGATACCCGGGTGAGGACCCGTCTATCCGTCAATGCCGTGGCTGCCGAAGGTGAAGTCATCCAGACCGGGTTCCAGTCTGTGGGGGGAATCATGGGTTTTGAACTGTTGGAAGAAAATGACCCGGCCAGCCTCGGGGAGAAGGCTGCCCAACGGGCAGTGTTGATGCTCTCGGCCCAACCCGCTCCTACGGGAAAAATGCCCGTAGTCATGGCGGGACAGGCAGGAGGGACCATGGTACACGAGGCTTGCGGCCACGGTTTGGAAGCTGATCTTGTCCAGAAAAAGCTTTCTGTTTATGCAGGTAAAAAAGGTGAACAGGTAGCTTCACCCCTGGTCACGGTTATCGATGACGGCACCCTTCCCAAGAAGTTTGGTTCCTTGCGTTATGATGACGAAGGACACCCCACGGAGAAAACAGTTCTCATTAACAAGGGTATACTGGAAGAGTATATGTATGATTACCAGACAGCCAGGGAAGAGGGACGGGAATCCACAGGCAACGGTCGCCGGGAATCTTACAAGGACAGGCCTATTCCCCGGATGCGCAATACCTATATCGCTTCTGGCAAGGAAGATCCGGAACAAATGATCAAGGAATTAAAATATGGGCTCCTGGTCACTGCCATGGGCGGCGGACAGGTGAATACAACCAACGGGGATTATGTCTTTGACGTAGCCGAAGGATACCTGGTCAAAGACGGAGAAATCCTTCATCCCGTAAGGGGGGCAACCCTTACCGGCAACGGCCCCGAAACTCTGCAGCTGGTGGAAAGGGTGGGGAAAGACCTGGGCTTTACCATTGGCGTATGCGGCAAAGAAGGGCAAGGGGCGCCCGTCTCCGATGCTCAGCCTACCATGAGCATTAAAGAATTGATTATTGGCGGAACCGGCGGTCCCGGCAATGGACAGGTGAAGATCAGAAGAGTATAG
- a CDS encoding TldD/PmbA family protein, whose protein sequence is MTETKYLSLAQQVLEKSKDKGISLAEVFLVNSEELTIQVARQKVENLKLAQESGLGLRVIVDNRLGYAFTSDLSVEALNKVVEMALHNSRESVSDTNWELPAPPSAYHEMALYDERIFETPVEEKIRFAQEIEQAARAFDPRVKITERTAYQDSRYQICIFNSLGLQAAYRGSYCGGYAVVVGQENDDNQTGFAMEYALRYQELDPIKIGREAGQKAIRMLGAKTIPSARMPVVMDPYIVTNFLGVLQNVFSGEAVLKGKSFLKGKEGQQVANPLVTIIDDGTMPGRLGSSPFDGEGIPTSATPLIEEGKLMGFLHNSYTAKKFGLKSTGNAVRGSYKGTPEVGITNLYLKPGPVSPEDIIKDIQKGLYITDVMGMHTANPISGDFSLGASGLLIENGEMTRPVRGVAMAGNLKDLLLDIDMVGNDLTFYVAKGAPTIRIKSMSISGT, encoded by the coding sequence ATGACTGAGACAAAATATCTTTCTTTAGCCCAGCAGGTTTTGGAAAAGAGTAAAGACAAGGGGATTTCTCTCGCCGAAGTATTTCTGGTGAATTCGGAGGAGCTTACCATTCAGGTAGCCCGGCAGAAGGTAGAGAATCTGAAACTGGCCCAGGAGTCGGGCCTGGGTTTGCGGGTAATTGTGGACAACCGTTTGGGTTATGCTTTTACTTCCGATTTGTCGGTAGAGGCTTTGAACAAAGTGGTGGAAATGGCTCTCCATAACTCCCGGGAATCTGTCAGCGATACTAACTGGGAACTGCCGGCGCCGCCTTCGGCCTATCATGAAATGGCTTTATACGATGAGCGTATTTTCGAGACCCCGGTAGAGGAAAAAATTCGTTTTGCGCAGGAAATCGAGCAGGCAGCCCGTGCCTTTGACCCCCGGGTCAAAATAACGGAAAGGACAGCATACCAAGACTCCCGCTATCAGATCTGTATCTTTAATTCCCTTGGCCTACAGGCCGCATACCGCGGATCCTACTGCGGCGGTTATGCTGTGGTGGTGGGACAGGAGAATGACGATAACCAAACGGGATTTGCCATGGAGTATGCGCTGCGTTATCAGGAGTTAGACCCTATAAAAATTGGCAGGGAAGCCGGGCAAAAAGCCATTCGCATGCTGGGAGCGAAAACCATCCCTTCAGCCCGTATGCCCGTGGTTATGGATCCCTATATCGTAACGAATTTTTTGGGTGTTTTACAAAATGTTTTTAGCGGCGAAGCCGTCTTAAAAGGCAAATCTTTTCTTAAAGGAAAAGAAGGACAGCAAGTAGCCAATCCTCTTGTGACCATTATAGATGACGGCACTATGCCGGGGAGGCTGGGGTCATCGCCTTTTGACGGCGAAGGTATACCCACTTCTGCCACGCCTTTGATCGAAGAAGGGAAACTCATGGGTTTCCTGCATAATAGTTACACGGCCAAAAAGTTTGGGCTGAAATCTACGGGCAATGCCGTGCGCGGGTCCTACAAAGGGACACCTGAAGTAGGTATCACCAATTTATATTTAAAACCGGGTCCTGTCTCCCCAGAGGACATTATCAAAGATATCCAGAAGGGGTTATATATTACCGATGTCATGGGAATGCATACGGCCAATCCTATTTCGGGAGATTTTTCCCTGGGGGCCTCGGGCTTACTTATAGAAAATGGCGAAATGACCCGGCCCGTCCGGGGGGTAGCCATGGCCGGCAATTTAAAAGATTTGCTTCTGGATATCGACATGGTAGGCAATGACCTGACCTTCTACGTGGCCAAGGGCGCCCCTACCATCAGGATAAAATCCATGAGCATCAGCGGTACTTAA
- the aroQ gene encoding type II 3-dehydroquinate dehydratase, which yields MAKICVIQGPNMNLLGQREQSFYGQETLEQLHARLIQKGRTLNLEITCFQSNHEGEIVEFIHKARGIYNYIIINAAAYTHTSVAIRDAILGVKIPVIEVHISNIYARESFRHKSLLADIVQGQICGLGTLGYELALEAAAYYLKQGGTMLE from the coding sequence ATGGCCAAGATTTGTGTAATTCAAGGACCCAATATGAATCTCTTAGGACAGAGAGAACAATCTTTTTATGGTCAGGAAACCCTGGAACAGCTCCACGCAAGGCTCATCCAAAAAGGCCGGACTTTAAACCTGGAGATTACCTGTTTTCAGTCTAACCATGAAGGAGAGATTGTAGAGTTTATTCATAAAGCCCGAGGAATCTATAATTATATTATTATTAACGCCGCTGCCTATACCCATACCAGTGTGGCCATTCGTGATGCCATTTTGGGCGTTAAGATTCCTGTTATTGAGGTACATATCAGCAATATTTATGCCAGGGAGTCCTTCCGGCATAAATCCTTGCTGGCTGACATTGTCCAGGGACAGATCTGTGGTTTGGGTACCCTGGGTTATGAGCTGGCTTTGGAGGCGGCAGCTTATTATTTGAAACAAGGGGGAACAATGCTTGAATAA
- a CDS encoding M24 family metallopeptidase, whose product MNKLSQLKNTLQAEGLDALLIAKPTNRRYLSGFTGTSGMLLITPEANLLLTDFRYKDQAAQQAPEFQIVIHSFPLVKTLQELVTKYEVKKLGLEKEFITIAVYQELHENLPGVDLVPVKDFCAELRYIKTPEEITYMKKAVEIADKAFLHIMDFIRVGLSEKEIALELEFFMRRLGSEKNAFDIIAASGVRSSLPHGIATNKTIAPGELVTLDFGAVYNGCHSDMTRTVVMGEPDARQREIYDLVLRAQEEVYKVIRPGMKAREADAVARDIISKAGYGENFGHGLGHGVGLEIHEGPRLAPSDETILEPGMVVSVEPGIYLSGWGGVRIEDLVVITPDGCEILTKSPKNIFLMKK is encoded by the coding sequence TTGAATAAACTCTCCCAATTAAAAAATACACTTCAGGCAGAAGGCCTGGATGCTCTTTTGATCGCAAAACCTACCAACAGGAGATATTTAAGCGGTTTTACGGGGACCAGTGGCATGCTCCTCATTACTCCGGAGGCCAATCTTCTGCTTACAGACTTCCGCTATAAAGACCAGGCGGCCCAGCAGGCTCCTGAGTTTCAAATAGTGATACATAGCTTTCCCCTGGTTAAAACTCTCCAGGAGTTAGTGACTAAATATGAAGTTAAAAAGTTAGGCCTGGAGAAAGAATTTATCACCATTGCTGTCTACCAGGAGCTCCACGAGAATCTTCCCGGAGTTGATCTGGTGCCGGTTAAGGACTTCTGTGCAGAGCTGCGGTATATTAAAACACCGGAAGAAATCACGTATATGAAGAAAGCCGTGGAAATTGCCGACAAGGCCTTTTTACATATTATGGATTTTATTCGGGTAGGTTTGTCGGAAAAAGAAATCGCCCTGGAACTGGAGTTTTTTATGCGCCGTTTGGGCTCGGAAAAGAATGCCTTCGATATTATTGCGGCCTCGGGTGTTCGTTCGTCCTTACCCCACGGAATAGCCACCAATAAGACCATTGCCCCGGGGGAACTGGTAACCCTTGATTTTGGCGCAGTATACAACGGCTGTCATTCCGATATGACCAGGACAGTGGTGATGGGTGAACCCGATGCACGGCAAAGAGAGATCTATGACCTGGTTTTAAGAGCCCAGGAGGAAGTATATAAAGTCATCAGGCCTGGTATGAAAGCCAGGGAAGCCGATGCGGTGGCCCGGGACATCATCAGCAAAGCGGGATATGGAGAGAATTTCGGTCATGGACTGGGGCACGGTGTAGGCCTGGAGATTCATGAAGGACCCAGATTAGCCCCCAGTGATGAGACTATCCTGGAGCCGGGAATGGTTGTCTCTGTTGAACCCGGTATTTATCTGTCCGGGTGGGGCGGTGTAAGAATTGAAGATTTGGTGGTCATAACCCCTGACGGTTGTGAAATCTTAACTAAATCCCCTAAAAATATTTTTCTGATGAAAAAGTAA
- the efp gene encoding elongation factor P, whose protein sequence is MISTSDFRTGLTFELEGDVVQLLEFQHVKPGKGAAFVRCKLKNIKTGSVVEKTFRPGEKFEKAHIERKEMQYLYKEGDNWVFMDTETYEQISLPESVLEDAPKYLKENMNTGILFYQGQVIGMDLPKQVELKVVATEPGIKGDTASGGGKPATVETGLVVQVPFFVNEGDTLIIDTRTGQYVSRA, encoded by the coding sequence ATGATTTCAACATCAGACTTTCGCACTGGCTTAACTTTTGAACTGGAAGGAGATGTAGTGCAGCTCCTGGAGTTCCAGCACGTTAAACCGGGAAAAGGTGCAGCTTTTGTACGCTGTAAACTCAAAAACATTAAAACCGGGTCTGTGGTAGAGAAAACTTTCCGCCCAGGCGAAAAATTTGAAAAAGCCCACATTGAACGTAAAGAAATGCAGTACCTCTACAAAGAAGGAGACAACTGGGTATTTATGGACACAGAGACATATGAACAGATCTCCTTGCCGGAAAGTGTTCTGGAAGATGCCCCCAAGTACTTAAAAGAAAATATGAATACAGGAATCCTTTTTTATCAAGGCCAGGTCATTGGCATGGACCTGCCCAAGCAAGTGGAATTAAAGGTGGTAGCCACGGAACCCGGCATCAAGGGAGATACGGCTTCCGGCGGCGGTAAGCCAGCCACCGTGGAAACGGGCCTGGTTGTACAGGTTCCTTTCTTTGTCAATGAAGGTGATACCCTCATTATTGATACCCGTACAGGGCAATATGTAAGCCGTGCTTAG
- a CDS encoding CD1247 N-terminal domain-containing protein: MSDLKAKIAYLQGLAEGLDLDKGTKEGKIISAIIDVLEEMSIAVDEMAQYQEELEKYIEAVDEDLGDLEDEVYGYEEGCCCHDHDEDNEDDEEEGSFVEIECPKCHDIVRFEAGILADDDVIEVTCPNCDEVVYVNDGEEQKDEE; this comes from the coding sequence GTGAGTGATTTAAAGGCAAAAATAGCCTATCTCCAGGGCCTGGCGGAAGGTTTAGACCTGGATAAAGGTACTAAAGAAGGGAAAATTATTTCCGCTATTATCGATGTCCTGGAAGAAATGAGTATAGCCGTGGATGAAATGGCTCAATACCAGGAAGAATTGGAAAAATATATTGAGGCAGTTGATGAGGATTTAGGCGATCTGGAAGACGAAGTTTACGGTTATGAAGAAGGCTGCTGCTGCCATGACCACGACGAGGACAACGAAGACGACGAGGAGGAGGGCAGCTTTGTAGAAATTGAGTGCCCCAAATGCCACGACATCGTCCGTTTTGAAGCGGGTATCCTGGCCGATGATGACGTGATTGAGGTCACCTGCCCGAACTGTGATGAAGTCGTCTATGTCAATGACGGAGAAGAACAAAAAGATGAGGAATAG
- the spoIIIAA gene encoding stage III sporulation protein AA has translation MTTITISKENKVTKMISSEVFEPNTWLQALPNNIRHLMEHNLKFYLQDIEEIRMRIERPLLIRMGLKEVTVDPDRKLTNDYGRGYLVRREDIEQGMEILSQSSLYAWEDELKNGYLTIPGGHRVGIVGKGVLDKGRIKTLKEISGLNYRIGREVPGCADKLLPSLINEGRIYNTLIISPPQCGKTTLLRDVVRQLSDGIPRMHFSGVNVGLVDERSEIAGMYQGQPQFLIGLRTDVLDACPKAQGMMMLIRSMSPRVVATDEIGREEDIEALYQALQAGVNVITTVHGHSLKELQERPVLKELLRWGYFERLVFLSRRRGVGTIEAVWDGKTLERMSS, from the coding sequence GTGACGACCATTACTATAAGTAAAGAAAACAAGGTAACGAAAATGATAAGCAGTGAGGTTTTTGAACCCAATACCTGGTTACAAGCATTGCCAAATAATATTCGTCATTTAATGGAGCACAATTTAAAGTTTTACCTCCAAGATATTGAAGAAATACGGATGCGCATTGAGCGCCCCCTGCTTATCCGCATGGGGTTAAAGGAAGTAACCGTTGACCCTGACCGCAAACTTACCAACGATTATGGCCGTGGTTATCTTGTCAGGCGTGAGGATATTGAGCAGGGCATGGAAATCTTAAGCCAGAGTTCTCTATATGCCTGGGAAGACGAGTTAAAGAACGGCTATCTGACCATACCGGGGGGGCACCGGGTGGGGATCGTAGGTAAAGGTGTTTTGGACAAGGGAAGAATCAAAACCCTAAAAGAAATTTCCGGCTTAAATTATCGTATTGGGCGTGAGGTTCCAGGCTGTGCTGACAAGCTTCTGCCCTCTTTAATCAACGAGGGCCGCATTTACAACACCCTGATAATATCGCCGCCCCAGTGCGGCAAGACTACCTTGCTGAGAGATGTGGTACGCCAGTTAAGTGACGGTATCCCCCGTATGCATTTTTCGGGGGTCAATGTAGGCCTGGTGGATGAACGATCAGAAATTGCCGGTATGTACCAGGGACAACCTCAGTTTCTCATTGGTTTACGCACTGACGTCTTGGATGCCTGCCCCAAAGCCCAGGGGATGATGATGTTGATTCGCTCCATGTCGCCGCGGGTGGTGGCCACCGATGAAATTGGCAGGGAAGAGGATATAGAAGCCCTTTACCAGGCCCTGCAGGCGGGAGTAAATGTGATTACCACCGTCCATGGCCATAGTCTCAAGGAACTCCAGGAAAGGCCTGTGTTAAAAGAGCTTTTACGGTGGGGATATTTTGAGCGTTTGGTTTTCCTGAGCCGCCGCCGGGGAGTGGGAACCATTGAAGCGGTGTGGGACGGAAAAACACTGGAAAGGATGAGCAGCTAA
- the spoIIIAB gene encoding stage III sporulation protein SpoIIIAB, giving the protein MVKFIGALCIISGCGYLGLNIARMYKKRVELLRMLQSGLNLLETEINYTSTPLPLALKRVADKLHSESRILFEHAARLLTNKKGVTAGEAWREGVKALVKEIPLTNEEINILTLFGYGLGISAKEDQLKNLALVKEQLHMAEVAAVQRMEKYQRMWQYLGFCLGAVIVLILI; this is encoded by the coding sequence ATGGTGAAATTCATCGGTGCTCTGTGTATCATCAGTGGCTGCGGCTACCTGGGGCTGAATATTGCCCGGATGTATAAAAAAAGAGTGGAACTGTTACGGATGTTACAGAGTGGATTGAATTTACTGGAAACGGAAATCAATTACACTTCTACACCACTGCCCCTGGCTTTAAAGAGAGTAGCCGATAAATTACACAGCGAAAGCAGGATACTGTTTGAACATGCGGCCAGGCTGTTAACAAATAAAAAAGGTGTTACCGCAGGTGAGGCCTGGCGGGAGGGAGTCAAGGCCCTGGTCAAGGAGATACCCCTGACCAACGAAGAAATCAATATCTTAACATTGTTTGGCTATGGACTGGGGATTTCCGCCAAAGAAGACCAGCTAAAAAACCTGGCCCTGGTGAAAGAACAACTCCACATGGCCGAAGTGGCAGCCGTGCAGAGGATGGAAAAATACCAGAGAATGTGGCAGTATTTAGGATTCTGTTTGGGAGCCGTAATTGTTCTTATCTTGATTTAA
- the spoIIIAC gene encoding stage III sporulation protein AC, with protein sequence MNIELIFQIAGIGILTSIFHTVLKQAGKEEYSFIATLAGVSIALIMVIQLIADLLTRVKSVFFLS encoded by the coding sequence ATGAATATTGAGTTAATTTTTCAGATAGCCGGGATAGGCATCCTTACCTCAATTTTTCATACTGTACTGAAACAGGCGGGTAAAGAGGAATACTCCTTTATTGCTACCCTGGCCGGTGTATCCATCGCCCTGATTATGGTCATTCAGCTCATCGCTGATCTCCTGACCAGGGTAAAAAGTGTCTTCTTTTTGTCGTAG
- the spoIIIAD gene encoding stage III sporulation protein AD — translation MEILQIVGIGLIGAILAVFVKERNKEIALLISMATGLLIFLFAVSKVSAVIKVLEELASRANINMFYLTTVLKIIGIAYIAEFGAQVCKDAGEGSIATKIELAAKILVMVLALPIIVAILESVLRLIP, via the coding sequence ATGGAGATCCTGCAGATAGTGGGCATCGGCTTAATTGGGGCCATATTAGCCGTTTTCGTCAAGGAGCGGAATAAAGAAATAGCCCTCCTTATCAGTATGGCTACGGGGCTCTTAATTTTCCTTTTTGCCGTCAGCAAGGTAAGTGCTGTGATAAAAGTGTTGGAGGAACTGGCATCCCGGGCTAACATTAATATGTTCTACCTGACGACAGTCCTCAAGATAATTGGCATTGCCTATATTGCAGAGTTTGGGGCTCAGGTTTGCAAAGACGCGGGGGAAGGATCAATTGCCACCAAAATAGAGCTGGCAGCAAAAATCTTAGTGATGGTTTTGGCCCTGCCCATTATCGTGGCGATTTTGGAATCTGTTCTCCGGCTCATTCCTTAA
- the spoIIIAE gene encoding stage III sporulation protein AE produces the protein MRRILIYLIISLCLLFPCHLSAASEKNEVLTPQSVMEKQLDTLNLHDLEEFIIQVDQEVGRYIKDISLERMIENFKKGQLDLSPQEVLKSIFQYLFQEILGNLTLLGKLLIVAVVCVVLQNLQSAFANGTVAKLAYFVCYLVVITLAIGSFKVAVTTGLSTIDKMVEFMQVLLPVLLALLTAMGGLTSVALLQPFLMVSLSVMATFIQTIIFPMIFLCAVISIANNISDRFKVSRLAGLLKQFTKVGIGLVLTIFIGIVTVEGVAGAVVDGVSLRTAKFVTGAFVPVAGSMFADALDAVIGGSLLLKNAIGLTGVLVLSVIVLFPVLKILAVAVIYRLAAALLQPLGDSLIADTLEDMAGSLFMVFAAVTSVAIMFFLTITIIVGAANFTVMLR, from the coding sequence ATGAGAAGAATATTAATATATCTTATTATTTCCTTGTGTTTGCTGTTTCCTTGCCACCTCAGCGCCGCTTCAGAAAAAAATGAAGTGTTGACACCCCAGTCGGTTATGGAAAAACAGCTGGATACCCTGAACCTCCATGACCTGGAAGAGTTTATTATCCAGGTTGACCAGGAAGTAGGACGTTATATTAAAGACATTTCCTTGGAGCGGATGATTGAAAACTTTAAGAAGGGCCAGTTGGATTTATCTCCCCAGGAAGTATTAAAAAGTATTTTCCAGTACCTTTTCCAGGAGATATTAGGCAACTTAACTCTGCTGGGTAAGCTTTTAATTGTAGCTGTCGTCTGTGTGGTTTTGCAAAATCTCCAGTCGGCCTTTGCTAACGGGACAGTAGCCAAACTGGCTTATTTTGTATGTTATCTGGTAGTAATTACTTTGGCCATCGGTTCCTTTAAAGTGGCGGTCACTACGGGTCTTTCCACTATTGATAAAATGGTTGAGTTTATGCAGGTGTTGTTACCTGTGTTACTGGCTTTGCTTACGGCTATGGGAGGTTTGACCAGTGTGGCTCTCCTCCAGCCCTTTCTGATGGTCTCCCTCAGTGTCATGGCCACTTTTATTCAAACAATCATCTTTCCTATGATTTTTCTGTGTGCTGTTATTTCCATTGCCAATAATATTTCCGACCGTTTTAAAGTTTCCCGCCTGGCCGGATTGCTAAAGCAATTTACCAAAGTGGGGATTGGTCTCGTTCTTACTATCTTTATCGGCATTGTTACTGTAGAAGGTGTAGCGGGCGCCGTGGTTGATGGCGTCTCTTTGCGAACCGCCAAATTTGTCACGGGCGCTTTTGTTCCGGTGGCGGGAAGCATGTTTGCCGATGCTTTGGATGCGGTCATCGGAGGTTCCTTATTATTAAAAAATGCCATAGGTTTAACAGGGGTTCTGGTACTAAGTGTGATTGTCCTGTTTCCTGTTTTGAAAATACTGGCAGTGGCGGTAATCTACAGGTTGGCTGCCGCCCTCTTACAGCCCTTGGGTGACTCCTTAATAGCTGATACCCTGGAAGATATGGCCGGAAGCTTATTTATGGTGTTTGCCGCCGTAACCAGTGTGGCCATTATGTTTTTCCTCACTATAACCATCATCGTTGGGGCGGCCAACTTCACAGTGATGTTAAGGTAG
- the spoIIIAF gene encoding stage III sporulation protein AF, whose protein sequence is MKELVRNVVIIVLLTTFIDLIMPSSSMQRFVKVVMGLFILVTLLNPILNLFTKGQDFEVMTWQLKTSTSTANTVLAQSDQLTATNQSLFLENYSRRIEGQMKALVKLVKGIKEVEVQVELKGGKQLGALEGIESVLVMVDTKASGEKSSSVKPVEPVRIGSKERTAGSEGAKDAQATVDEEHKRMEREIKNTLSNYFGINPKIIKVVFS, encoded by the coding sequence TTGAAGGAACTTGTGCGTAACGTGGTGATCATCGTTCTGTTGACAACCTTTATCGACCTGATTATGCCCTCCAGCAGCATGCAGCGTTTTGTGAAAGTGGTGATGGGACTCTTCATCCTGGTGACCCTCTTGAATCCTATCTTGAATCTTTTTACCAAAGGGCAGGACTTTGAAGTCATGACCTGGCAGTTAAAAACCAGCACTTCCACAGCCAACACCGTTTTGGCCCAAAGTGATCAACTGACTGCCACCAATCAATCCCTTTTTTTAGAAAATTACAGCAGGCGTATCGAGGGACAAATGAAGGCTTTGGTAAAACTGGTGAAAGGCATTAAAGAAGTGGAGGTACAGGTAGAACTCAAAGGAGGGAAGCAGTTGGGCGCCTTGGAAGGAATCGAAAGTGTTCTGGTTATGGTAGATACAAAAGCAAGTGGAGAAAAGAGCAGTTCGGTGAAGCCCGTTGAACCGGTACGCATAGGCAGTAAAGAAAGAACAGCGGGAAGTGAAGGAGCCAAAGACGCGCAGGCAACTGTTGACGAGGAACATAAGCGCATGGAAAGGGAAATAAAGAACACTTTGAGCAATTATTTCGGCATAAATCCTAAAATTATTAAAGTTGTTTTTTCATAA
- a CDS encoding SpoIIIAH-like family protein, producing MTTIFIRMKNLILFGLVLLCISFVWLGYIGLDKAKEASLLKDKAPISEPVTAPANNTEPSPTVTIVPQETKSSSDSFFGEYRIERDRTRSEQVEILREIVNNPNSSAQMRQEAQQKLIKIADNLEKEYKVENALIAKGFKDAVVVIQPESVMVIIASNGLRQDEIARIADMVVKVVGCKMEDVVIVPKTK from the coding sequence ATGACGACCATATTTATTAGAATGAAGAACCTCATTTTGTTTGGGTTGGTTTTGTTATGTATATCTTTTGTGTGGTTAGGGTACATAGGATTGGATAAGGCCAAAGAAGCATCACTTCTAAAAGATAAAGCACCGATCTCGGAACCTGTTACCGCACCGGCTAACAATACCGAGCCTTCACCCACTGTAACCATTGTGCCTCAAGAAACGAAAAGTTCCAGTGACAGCTTTTTCGGGGAATACAGGATCGAGCGGGACAGGACCCGCAGCGAACAAGTGGAAATCTTAAGAGAGATCGTGAACAACCCCAATTCCTCAGCGCAAATGCGTCAAGAAGCCCAACAGAAGCTGATCAAGATTGCGGATAACCTGGAAAAAGAGTATAAAGTGGAAAATGCTTTAATCGCCAAAGGGTTTAAAGACGCCGTCGTCGTTATACAGCCGGAATCTGTGATGGTGATCATCGCCTCCAATGGCCTTCGCCAGGATGAAATTGCCCGGATTGCGGATATGGTGGTAAAAGTGGTGGGGTGTAAAATGGAGGATGTGGTGATAGTTCCTAAAACCAAATAG
- a CDS encoding Asp23/Gls24 family envelope stress response protein yields MQKDLPEKTTFTEVGSIKIADEVVAIIAGLAATEVKGVAGMSGGIVGGIAELVGKKNPSKGVKVEVGEKEAAVDLFVIVEFGVRIPEVAHEIQRNVKKSIESMTGLSVVEINVHVQGVAFPHELRDEEHPRVK; encoded by the coding sequence ATGCAAAAGGACCTGCCGGAAAAAACGACGTTTACTGAGGTCGGTTCGATTAAGATCGCTGATGAAGTAGTGGCCATTATTGCAGGTTTGGCGGCAACGGAAGTCAAAGGTGTGGCAGGTATGAGTGGCGGTATTGTCGGCGGCATTGCAGAACTGGTTGGGAAGAAGAACCCCTCTAAAGGCGTGAAGGTAGAGGTGGGAGAAAAGGAGGCCGCCGTTGATTTATTTGTGATTGTGGAATTTGGGGTGAGAATTCCGGAAGTAGCCCATGAAATACAAAGAAATGTGAAAAAGTCCATCGAAAGCATGACAGGATTAAGCGTGGTTGAGATTAATGTACATGTTCAGGGGGTAGCCTTTCCCCATGAACTACGCGACGAGGAACATCCCCGTGTCAAATGA